Below is a window of Candidatus Latescibacterota bacterium DNA.
CGACCTTCAAGGCATTTGCGGAAAAGGACGAGATGATAAAGGTCAGTATCGGGGATAACAGTATCTCGTTCGAGATGACCGATGTATCCATATATTCACGGTTGCTCGAAGGGCCCTTTCCCAACTATCAGAAGGTTATACCTGTAAAGAACGAAAAGGAGCTCCTGGTATCAAAGGACCTTCTTTCGTCGGCGACAAAAAGAGTATCTATTCTCTCGGACGCACTGACACATCAGGTGATTTTCTCTGTTTCAAAGGATAAGCTGACTCTGCATGTGACGACTCAGGATCTGGGAGAGGCGAGGGAAGAGCTGGAGGCCACATACTCGGAAGACGAGATGGAGATCGGATATAACGCGGCATATGTTCAGGACATTCTCAGGACGATGGAAGGCGACGATATAGCTTTTCATCTCGACAAACCCGACAATGCGGGAATGGTCATGCCTGTGGATCAGGGCGGAGACTTGAAACATCTCTGTATAGTGATGCCTCTCAGGATAAATTGATCTACGGGGCAGGGAAGTGTGGTGAACGGGGATGATCATCAGGGAGATTCGCGCCGTTAATTTCAGAAATATCGCCGGCGCCGAGCTCGGGTTTTCTGGGTCATTCAATTTTATCTCCGGCAAGAACGCTCAGGGAAAGACAAGCCTTCTGGAGGCGATCCATATTTTTTCTCTCGGGCGGTCGTTCAGGACCTCAAAAGTTGCCGAGATGATCACCTTCGGTGAGGATTATTTCTATCTCAAGCTGAGCTGCGAGAGTGATACGGGAATATGTCTCGATATCGAGTTGTCACTGGAGCAGGGAGGCAGGATAAGGGCGAAGGTGAACGGAGACCGCCAACCGGGCGTCTCTTCGATCATCGGGTTGATACCTTCTGTGATATTTACTCCTGGAGATGTCGAGCTTTCATCCGGACCTCCTGCCGTGAGAAGATTGTTTGCGGATTATACCGCCGCCCAGGTCTCACCCGAGTTTCTTGTAGACCTGAAAGAATTCCGCAGGATCCTGGCGCAGAGGAACTCTCTTCTGAGAAAGATCTCGTTGGGGGAAGGCGGGGCGGAGGAGCTTGAGGCATGGAACAGCGCTTTTGTAGAAAAGGGAGCCTCGGTTGCAAGAGGGAGAAGAGAGATACTTTCGGGGCTTGCTGAAAAAGCAGCCGGGATATATGACGAGATCAGGGGAGGGGAAAGATTCGGGCTCGATTACAGGTGTTCCTTTGGAGACAGGGAAAGAGAACTTGAGGAATCTCTGGCAGCCGCGCTGGTGCGTGTGTCAGGAAGCGAAAAAAGAAGGGGATATTCCCTGGCAGGACCTCAGTACGACGATATAGTATTGACTCTTGATGACGTCGACCTGAGAAAATATGGGTCACAGGGGAGAAGACGGCTGGCCGCGATCGTGATGAAGCTGGCGCAGGCAGGAACGATAATGGAAAAAAGGGCTGAGAGGCCCGTCGTTCTTCTGGATGATATTTTCTCCGAACTCGATGGCGAGACTTCTGCGGGGGTAAGGGGCCTGCTTTCGAGTGGGTACCAGAGTTTTATTACTTCCCCGAGAAAGGAGCAGCTTGACACTGCCGGAAGCGGAGCCCTTGAGCTGGTTGTGGAGCGAGGTGTTTTCAAAGGTG
It encodes the following:
- the recF gene encoding DNA replication and repair protein RecF (All proteins in this family for which functions are known are DNA-binding proteins that assist the filamentation of RecA onto DNA for the initiation of recombination or recombinational repair.); the protein is MIIREIRAVNFRNIAGAELGFSGSFNFISGKNAQGKTSLLEAIHIFSLGRSFRTSKVAEMITFGEDYFYLKLSCESDTGICLDIELSLEQGGRIRAKVNGDRQPGVSSIIGLIPSVIFTPGDVELSSGPPAVRRLFADYTAAQVSPEFLVDLKEFRRILAQRNSLLRKISLGEGGAEELEAWNSAFVEKGASVARGRREILSGLAEKAAGIYDEIRGGERFGLDYRCSFGDRERELEESLAAALVRVSGSEKRRGYSLAGPQYDDIVLTLDDVDLRKYGSQGRRRLAAIVMKLAQAGTIMEKRAERPVVLLDDIFSELDGETSAGVRGLLSSGYQSFITSPRKEQLDTAGSGALELVVERGVFKGVGVSANGEERG